In Spirosoma pollinicola, the genomic window ATACAGGCTTACGAATTGGTGTTTCAACAGCAAAAGGGCTCTGTTTTGCGCTGGATAAACCCCTGATCGCGATCAATACATTAGCCGCAATGTCTGAACAGGTTCGGGCTTATTTTCCGGCAGATTACTTGCTTTGCCCAATGATCGACGCCCGGCGAATGGAGGTCTACTGTGCGATCTATAGCGCCGATGGACGGGAGGTTCAACAAACATCAGCGAAGGTTATTGACGAGCAATCGTTTTCGGACTGGCTTGACAAAACACGTGTTGTCTTTTTCGGTGATGGAGCCGAAAAATGTCGGTCACTTATTGGCTCCCACCCAAATGCAATTTTTCCGGATATAGCCGTTCTCCCTTCGGCCCGCACGATTGGCCAATTGGCAGCGCAGGCATTTGGCCAGAGCCAATTCGAGAATGTAGCCACTTTTGAGCCGTTTTATCTGAAAGATTTCATGGCTATCAAGCCCAAAAAGGCGATGTTTTAATGGGAGAAGTAGCCATTCTCATTGGGTGAGTCGGCCAGTAAGGTGGGAATGTGCCGTTTTTCTCCTTATTTCGCCCCGGCAACTACATCCATCGCTCGTGCAAATTATCGTTGATATCGGCAATACCGACGCCGTTTTCGGACTTTATACCTCCACCACCTGGCAATGCATCTGGCGAACACCCGCCCGGCGCGATGAGCCAGCTCAATCGTATGAAGGTCGGTTGCGGCTTTGGTTGCTGGAAGCCGGCATTCCGCTGAGTGCTGTAAAGTCAACTGTCTTGAGTAGCGTCGTTCCCGATCTGAGCCCTGTTATGCGGGTCATGCTGACCGAACTATTCGGGTTTGAACCGGTAGTGGTTGGGCCGGGGATTTATCCGCTTCTGCCTATTGAGGTGTTACGGCCGCACGAAATTGGCGCCGACTTAGTGGCCAATGCACTGGCAGCTTATACCCGCTACCGTCGTACTTGTGTTGTGGTCGACTTTGGTACTGCTTTAACCTTCACGACCGTATCGGGCGAGGGGAAACTCCTGGGCGTAGCGATTGCGCCGGGCCTGAAAACAGCCATTCGATCTTTATTTGCCAATACCGCGCAACTGCCCGAAGTCCCTATAGAAGTGCCCTCATCGGCATTG contains:
- the tsaB gene encoding tRNA (adenosine(37)-N6)-threonylcarbamoyltransferase complex dimerization subunit type 1 TsaB produces the protein MSLLISVDTSTTVCSVAFHRYNSLIDCTLLGSYELFTERTSSAMLTTLISDIVTQSGYNLAEISAIAVAKGPGSYTGLRIGVSTAKGLCFALDKPLIAINTLAAMSEQVRAYFPADYLLCPMIDARRMEVYCAIYSADGREVQQTSAKVIDEQSFSDWLDKTRVVFFGDGAEKCRSLIGSHPNAIFPDIAVLPSARTIGQLAAQAFGQSQFENVATFEPFYLKDFMAIKPKKAMF
- a CDS encoding type III pantothenate kinase — translated: MQIIVDIGNTDAVFGLYTSTTWQCIWRTPARRDEPAQSYEGRLRLWLLEAGIPLSAVKSTVLSSVVPDLSPVMRVMLTELFGFEPVVVGPGIYPLLPIEVLRPHEIGADLVANALAAYTRYRRTCVVVDFGTALTFTTVSGEGKLLGVAIAPGLKTAIRSLFANTAQLPEVPIEVPSSALGTSTTHAIQAGVVLGYEGLVRSLVGRIQTELNGDCIAVATGGLSSRIPSLQDVFTDIVPSLTLDGIRLIGELVTAAK